The proteins below come from a single Zonotrichia leucophrys gambelii isolate GWCS_2022_RI chromosome 3, RI_Zleu_2.0, whole genome shotgun sequence genomic window:
- the DYNLT1 gene encoding dynein light chain Tctex-type 1, translating into MDEFQAAEEAAFLVDEVSSIIKEAIEGAIGGNAYQHSKVNQWTTSVVEQTLSQLTKLGKPFKYIVTCVIMQKNGAGLHTASSCFWDNSSDGTCTVRWENKTMYCIVSAFGLAL; encoded by the exons GCTGCCTTTCTTGTTGATGAAGTCAGCAGCATCATTAAAGAG GCCATAGAGGGCGCTATCGGGGGCAACGCCTACCAGCACAGCAAAGTGAACCAGTGGACAACGAGCGTGGTGGAACAAACCCTGAGCCAGCTCACAAAGCTGGGGAAGCCCTTCAAGTACATCG TGACCTGTGTGATTATGCAAAAGAATGGTGCTGGGCTACATACAGCAAGCTCTTGCTTCTGGGACAACTCCAGTGATG GAACCTGCACTGTGAGATGGGAGAATAAGACCATGTACTGTATTGTCAGTGCCTTTGGACTTGCATTATAA
- the TMEM181 gene encoding transmembrane protein 181 isoform X1 encodes MEADFAAFGSPLCGEVKRFCRRVRETYREIQEDLTPYKDDRYYRLAPMRLYTLSKRHFVLVFVVFFICFGLTVFIGIAGPNVIETSVARTDLNNSLKLKPFNLSSPPLSTYNQQLWLTCVVELDQHDVSLKKNVTMTVRVLGVVKDGSTPYVNNQVHNRTRLLSCAQKCSEIIVAHLGYLNYTQYNIFVSFEDRNKLASTIQNITFTWKTYNPTFSQVEIWFRFVFVVLTFMVTCLFAHSLRKFSMRDWGIEQKWMSILLPLLLLYNDPFFPLSFLVNSWFPGMLDDLFQSLFLCALLLFWLCVYHGIRVQGERKCLTFYLPKFFIVGLLWLASVTLGIWQTVNEVHDPTYQYRVDTGNFQGMKIFFLVVATTYILYLLFLIVRACSELRNMPYVDLRLKFLTALTFVVLVISIVILYLRFGAQVLQDNFVAELSTHYQNSAEFLSFYGLLNFYLYTLAFVYSPSKNALYESQLKDNPAFSMLNDSDDDVIYGSDYEEMPLQNGQAIRAKYKEESDSD; translated from the exons ATGGAGGCGGATTTCGCCGCCTTCGGGAGCCCGCTGTGCGGCGAGGTCAAGCGCTTCTGCCGGCGGGTGCGGGAGACGTACCGGGAGATCCAGGAGGACCTGACGCCCTACAAGGATGATCGCTACTACCG GCTGGCCCCGATGCGATTGTATACGCTGTCCAAAAGGCATTTTGTTCTGGTCTTTGTAGTattctttatttgttttggtcTGACAGTCTTCATAGGAATAGCAG GTCCTAACGTAATTGAAACTTCTGTAGCAAGAACTGACTTAAATAACAGCCTAAAG CTGAAGCCATTTAATTTAAGTTCGCCACCACTGTCAACTTACaaccagcagctgtggctgacCTGTGTGGTTGAGTTGGATCAGCACGATG TATCCCTCAAGAAGAATGTGACTATGACAGTCAGAGTGCTGGGAGTGGTGAAGGATGGAAGCACACCATACGTTAACAACCAAGTTCACAACCGGACGAGGTTACTCAGTTGTGCACAA AAATGCAGTGAAATCATTGTTGCTCACCTGGGCTACCTGAACTACACTCAGTACAACATATTTGTTAGCTTTGAAGATCGGAACAAGTTAGCATCCACCATCCAGAATATTACTTTCACA TGGAAGACCTACAATCCAACCTTTTCACAAGTGGAGATATGGTTCCGATTTGTCTTTGTAGTTCTTACTTTTATGGTCACG TGTCTGTTTGCACATTCCCTGCGGAAATTCTCCATGAGAGACTGGGGTATTGAACAGAAATGGATGTCCATCCTGCTGCCTCTCTTGCTACTTTACAATG atccatttttccccctttcttttctgGTGAACAGCTGGTTTCCTGGAATGCTGGATGATCTATTCCAGTCACTGTTTCTGTGTGCATTGTTGTTGTTCTGGCTTTGTGTTTACCATGGTATAAGAGTACAG GGGGAAAGGAAGTGCTTAACTTTCTATCTGCCCAAATTCTTTATTGTTGGACTGTTGTGGCTGGCCTCTGTTACACTGGGAATATGGCAAAC CGTGAATGAAGTACATGACCCTACATATCAGTACAGGGTTGACACAGGTAATTTCCAG GGAATGAAAATCTTCTTCCTTGTGGTGGCAACCACATACATTCTCTACCTTTTGTTCCTGATAGTGAGGGCATGCTCAGAACTTCGAAACATGCCTTATGTTG ATCTCAGGTTAAAATTCTTGACTGCATTAACCTTTGTAGTGCTTGTCATTAG cattGTTATACTCTACCTACGCTTTGGAGCACAAGTTCTACAGGACAACTTTGTTGCTGAGCTGTCAACTCATTACCAAAACT CAGCAGAATTCTTATCATTTTATGGGTTATTGAACTTTTATCTCTACACATTAGCCTTCGTGTATTCCCCCTCGAAGAATGCACTGTATG aATCACAGTTGAAAGACAATCCTGCATTTTCTATGCTGAATGATTCAGATGATGATGTGATTTATGG GAGTGACTATGAAGAGATGCCTCTTCAGAACGGCCAAGCTATTAGAGCCAAGTATAAAGAAGAGTCTGACAGTGATTGA
- the TMEM181 gene encoding transmembrane protein 181 isoform X2 has translation MEPLAPMRLYTLSKRHFVLVFVVFFICFGLTVFIGIAGPNVIETSVARTDLNNSLKLKPFNLSSPPLSTYNQQLWLTCVVELDQHDVSLKKNVTMTVRVLGVVKDGSTPYVNNQVHNRTRLLSCAQKCSEIIVAHLGYLNYTQYNIFVSFEDRNKLASTIQNITFTWKTYNPTFSQVEIWFRFVFVVLTFMVTCLFAHSLRKFSMRDWGIEQKWMSILLPLLLLYNDPFFPLSFLVNSWFPGMLDDLFQSLFLCALLLFWLCVYHGIRVQGERKCLTFYLPKFFIVGLLWLASVTLGIWQTVNEVHDPTYQYRVDTGNFQGMKIFFLVVATTYILYLLFLIVRACSELRNMPYVDLRLKFLTALTFVVLVISIVILYLRFGAQVLQDNFVAELSTHYQNSAEFLSFYGLLNFYLYTLAFVYSPSKNALYESQLKDNPAFSMLNDSDDDVIYGSDYEEMPLQNGQAIRAKYKEESDSD, from the exons ATGGAGCC GCTGGCCCCGATGCGATTGTATACGCTGTCCAAAAGGCATTTTGTTCTGGTCTTTGTAGTattctttatttgttttggtcTGACAGTCTTCATAGGAATAGCAG GTCCTAACGTAATTGAAACTTCTGTAGCAAGAACTGACTTAAATAACAGCCTAAAG CTGAAGCCATTTAATTTAAGTTCGCCACCACTGTCAACTTACaaccagcagctgtggctgacCTGTGTGGTTGAGTTGGATCAGCACGATG TATCCCTCAAGAAGAATGTGACTATGACAGTCAGAGTGCTGGGAGTGGTGAAGGATGGAAGCACACCATACGTTAACAACCAAGTTCACAACCGGACGAGGTTACTCAGTTGTGCACAA AAATGCAGTGAAATCATTGTTGCTCACCTGGGCTACCTGAACTACACTCAGTACAACATATTTGTTAGCTTTGAAGATCGGAACAAGTTAGCATCCACCATCCAGAATATTACTTTCACA TGGAAGACCTACAATCCAACCTTTTCACAAGTGGAGATATGGTTCCGATTTGTCTTTGTAGTTCTTACTTTTATGGTCACG TGTCTGTTTGCACATTCCCTGCGGAAATTCTCCATGAGAGACTGGGGTATTGAACAGAAATGGATGTCCATCCTGCTGCCTCTCTTGCTACTTTACAATG atccatttttccccctttcttttctgGTGAACAGCTGGTTTCCTGGAATGCTGGATGATCTATTCCAGTCACTGTTTCTGTGTGCATTGTTGTTGTTCTGGCTTTGTGTTTACCATGGTATAAGAGTACAG GGGGAAAGGAAGTGCTTAACTTTCTATCTGCCCAAATTCTTTATTGTTGGACTGTTGTGGCTGGCCTCTGTTACACTGGGAATATGGCAAAC CGTGAATGAAGTACATGACCCTACATATCAGTACAGGGTTGACACAGGTAATTTCCAG GGAATGAAAATCTTCTTCCTTGTGGTGGCAACCACATACATTCTCTACCTTTTGTTCCTGATAGTGAGGGCATGCTCAGAACTTCGAAACATGCCTTATGTTG ATCTCAGGTTAAAATTCTTGACTGCATTAACCTTTGTAGTGCTTGTCATTAG cattGTTATACTCTACCTACGCTTTGGAGCACAAGTTCTACAGGACAACTTTGTTGCTGAGCTGTCAACTCATTACCAAAACT CAGCAGAATTCTTATCATTTTATGGGTTATTGAACTTTTATCTCTACACATTAGCCTTCGTGTATTCCCCCTCGAAGAATGCACTGTATG aATCACAGTTGAAAGACAATCCTGCATTTTCTATGCTGAATGATTCAGATGATGATGTGATTTATGG GAGTGACTATGAAGAGATGCCTCTTCAGAACGGCCAAGCTATTAGAGCCAAGTATAAAGAAGAGTCTGACAGTGATTGA
- the TMEM181 gene encoding transmembrane protein 181 isoform X3 — translation MRLYTLSKRHFVLVFVVFFICFGLTVFIGIAGPNVIETSVARTDLNNSLKLKPFNLSSPPLSTYNQQLWLTCVVELDQHDVSLKKNVTMTVRVLGVVKDGSTPYVNNQVHNRTRLLSCAQKCSEIIVAHLGYLNYTQYNIFVSFEDRNKLASTIQNITFTWKTYNPTFSQVEIWFRFVFVVLTFMVTCLFAHSLRKFSMRDWGIEQKWMSILLPLLLLYNDPFFPLSFLVNSWFPGMLDDLFQSLFLCALLLFWLCVYHGIRVQGERKCLTFYLPKFFIVGLLWLASVTLGIWQTVNEVHDPTYQYRVDTGNFQGMKIFFLVVATTYILYLLFLIVRACSELRNMPYVDLRLKFLTALTFVVLVISIVILYLRFGAQVLQDNFVAELSTHYQNSAEFLSFYGLLNFYLYTLAFVYSPSKNALYESQLKDNPAFSMLNDSDDDVIYGSDYEEMPLQNGQAIRAKYKEESDSD, via the exons ATGCGATTGTATACGCTGTCCAAAAGGCATTTTGTTCTGGTCTTTGTAGTattctttatttgttttggtcTGACAGTCTTCATAGGAATAGCAG GTCCTAACGTAATTGAAACTTCTGTAGCAAGAACTGACTTAAATAACAGCCTAAAG CTGAAGCCATTTAATTTAAGTTCGCCACCACTGTCAACTTACaaccagcagctgtggctgacCTGTGTGGTTGAGTTGGATCAGCACGATG TATCCCTCAAGAAGAATGTGACTATGACAGTCAGAGTGCTGGGAGTGGTGAAGGATGGAAGCACACCATACGTTAACAACCAAGTTCACAACCGGACGAGGTTACTCAGTTGTGCACAA AAATGCAGTGAAATCATTGTTGCTCACCTGGGCTACCTGAACTACACTCAGTACAACATATTTGTTAGCTTTGAAGATCGGAACAAGTTAGCATCCACCATCCAGAATATTACTTTCACA TGGAAGACCTACAATCCAACCTTTTCACAAGTGGAGATATGGTTCCGATTTGTCTTTGTAGTTCTTACTTTTATGGTCACG TGTCTGTTTGCACATTCCCTGCGGAAATTCTCCATGAGAGACTGGGGTATTGAACAGAAATGGATGTCCATCCTGCTGCCTCTCTTGCTACTTTACAATG atccatttttccccctttcttttctgGTGAACAGCTGGTTTCCTGGAATGCTGGATGATCTATTCCAGTCACTGTTTCTGTGTGCATTGTTGTTGTTCTGGCTTTGTGTTTACCATGGTATAAGAGTACAG GGGGAAAGGAAGTGCTTAACTTTCTATCTGCCCAAATTCTTTATTGTTGGACTGTTGTGGCTGGCCTCTGTTACACTGGGAATATGGCAAAC CGTGAATGAAGTACATGACCCTACATATCAGTACAGGGTTGACACAGGTAATTTCCAG GGAATGAAAATCTTCTTCCTTGTGGTGGCAACCACATACATTCTCTACCTTTTGTTCCTGATAGTGAGGGCATGCTCAGAACTTCGAAACATGCCTTATGTTG ATCTCAGGTTAAAATTCTTGACTGCATTAACCTTTGTAGTGCTTGTCATTAG cattGTTATACTCTACCTACGCTTTGGAGCACAAGTTCTACAGGACAACTTTGTTGCTGAGCTGTCAACTCATTACCAAAACT CAGCAGAATTCTTATCATTTTATGGGTTATTGAACTTTTATCTCTACACATTAGCCTTCGTGTATTCCCCCTCGAAGAATGCACTGTATG aATCACAGTTGAAAGACAATCCTGCATTTTCTATGCTGAATGATTCAGATGATGATGTGATTTATGG GAGTGACTATGAAGAGATGCCTCTTCAGAACGGCCAAGCTATTAGAGCCAAGTATAAAGAAGAGTCTGACAGTGATTGA